A section of the Clostridium sp. TW13 genome encodes:
- a CDS encoding Ig-like domain-containing protein, translating to MKKKIFSIALIILLVITCLGGVGNIQIASAATIGQQLLQPEDGWRRYDDTDTNLTYEGGVHISSNLHYGGNEREGVKSCTFKFYGTKFLILGYRYGSYSTNIEVTIDNKIVETFSERGADCGQVIHYIKTGLDRGVHIVTITNKMATTNGMVLDAIDIDKDGQLIPSNSSIVLDNSSIELLAGDSQKLKATTTPEGLPVEWSVDNGAIATVDQEGNVTAVSEGTATVTAKIKGTDIKTTCVVNVKKQATDSGNAILSISLDNGNTKEYDVTMDKVNDFIKWYNARDKDKSTNSPTYTFDKNINPYKSVKESIVHAKIDSYEVRQY from the coding sequence TTGAAAAAGAAAATATTTTCTATAGCATTAATAATCTTATTAGTAATTACATGTTTAGGGGGAGTAGGAAATATACAAATAGCTAGTGCAGCTACAATTGGACAACAGCTATTGCAACCAGAAGATGGATGGAGAAGGTATGATGATACAGATACTAACTTAACATATGAAGGTGGTGTGCATATATCAAGCAACCTACATTATGGTGGAAATGAAAGAGAGGGAGTAAAATCCTGTACATTTAAATTTTATGGAACAAAATTTTTAATACTAGGTTATAGATATGGTTCATATAGTACCAATATTGAAGTTACTATAGATAATAAAATAGTTGAAACATTTTCTGAAAGAGGAGCAGATTGTGGACAAGTTATTCATTATATTAAAACAGGTTTGGATAGAGGGGTTCATATAGTAACAATAACAAATAAAATGGCTACAACAAATGGAATGGTATTGGATGCTATAGACATAGATAAAGATGGTCAATTAATACCAAGCAACTCATCAATAGTGTTAGATAATTCATCTATAGAATTATTAGCAGGAGATTCACAGAAATTAAAAGCAACAACAACTCCAGAAGGATTACCTGTTGAATGGTCAGTAGATAATGGAGCAATAGCAACTGTCGACCAAGAAGGTAATGTAACAGCAGTAAGTGAAGGTACAGCAACTGTAACAGCAAAAATAAAAGGAACAGATATTAAAACTACATGTGTAGTTAACGTTAAAAAGCAAGCAACAGATTCAGGAAATGCTATTTTAAGTATATCTTTAGACAATGGAAATACTAAAGAATATGATGTGACAATGGATAAGGTTAATGATTTTATAAAATGGTATAATGCTAGAGATAAGGATAAGAGCACTAATTCTCCAACATATACATTTGATAAAAACATAAATCCATATAAGTCAGTTAAAGAATCTATTGTACATGCTAAGATAGACTCTTATGAGGTAAGACAATATTAG
- a CDS encoding GIY-YIG nuclease family protein — protein MSYIYGIFLKESNKCLYIGKTQDYKRRNREHFKEIEKGIHKIKQLNTYSVEHLSFEVLCTLETDNSLVVSTMENFYNSLYKPINKCVDKGFRGSVTYAREKNEQLCEDIIEVIKKYY, from the coding sequence ATGAGTTACATATACGGAATATTTTTAAAAGAAAGCAATAAGTGCCTTTATATCGGAAAAACACAGGATTATAAAAGAAGAAACAGAGAACACTTTAAAGAGATAGAAAAAGGCATTCACAAAATAAAGCAACTTAATACATATAGTGTGGAACACCTCAGTTTTGAGGTTCTTTGCACCTTAGAGACCGATAATAGTTTAGTAGTTAGTACTATGGAGAATTTTTACAACAGTTTGTACAAGCCTATTAACAAGTGTGTAGATAAAGGTTTTAGAGGTTCAGTTACATATGCAAGAGAAAAGAATGAGCAGTTGTGCGAAGATATTATAGAAGTAATTAAGAAATATTATTAA
- a CDS encoding potassium channel family protein — translation MYKRICYEIFIAILSLISCAIILVQLTLEPSNNIAYILDISDNIIWVIFVIDYVVRFIFSESKLKFIKNNKIDLISIIPFNAIFQSLRMFRIFKVLKLAKIAKLARFAVLICKFKNRADKFLKTNNFQYILIITVVTVFLGAFGISITENKSFADSLWWSFVTITTVGYGDISPATNTGRIIASILMLVGIGFVGMLTGTIATYFLTNKKKSKSYRDEVIETIQEKLNDFESLSKEDLEDMHKTLLSFVEQD, via the coding sequence ATGTATAAAAGAATATGTTACGAAATTTTTATAGCTATATTATCTTTAATATCCTGTGCAATAATTTTAGTCCAATTAACATTAGAACCATCAAACAATATTGCTTATATATTAGATATTTCGGATAATATTATATGGGTTATTTTTGTAATAGATTATGTAGTACGATTTATTTTTAGCGAGAGTAAACTTAAATTCATTAAGAATAATAAAATAGACTTAATATCTATTATACCTTTCAACGCTATTTTCCAATCACTAAGAATGTTTAGAATATTTAAAGTATTAAAATTAGCGAAGATAGCTAAATTAGCCCGATTTGCAGTTTTGATATGTAAATTTAAAAACAGAGCAGATAAATTTTTAAAAACTAATAATTTTCAATATATATTAATTATAACAGTTGTAACAGTCTTTCTTGGAGCATTTGGAATTTCTATTACAGAAAACAAAAGTTTTGCCGATTCTCTTTGGTGGAGTTTTGTCACAATAACTACTGTTGGATATGGTGATATAAGTCCTGCAACTAATACAGGTAGAATAATAGCTTCAATATTAATGTTAGTTGGAATAGGTTTTGTAGGAATGTTAACTGGTACTATAGCAACATATTTTTTAACTAATAAGAAGAAATCTAAATCATACAGAGATGAAGTTATAGAAACAATTCAAGAAAAATTAAATGACTTTGAATCACTTAGTAAAGAAGACTTAGAGGACATGCATAAGACATTACTTAGTTTTGTGGAACAAGATTAG
- a CDS encoding 3'-5' exonuclease gives MIIPKREWRTFESESEKIEKLKEWQLISPKAKEIKKFYYKGLYTNEPVECDVAGFVDDNEIILYINGQLHSIHPDYFADMQKKERFIILDIETPMSFRSQDGIREVALIAVEDYRIVDSLHLAIINDEEKYKNGYGAGLEAIEENEDLKEKFNAFISKYKCPIIAHNASFDRKFLMYWNWVDDKQEFYCSRDNIKAKEVLESYKLQDILNHYGIKREQAHNAMQDVLDLLEVLKIVKIEKWVALGKSTEGNTVKRVRNYENDKKKRDEDKKKLEEAKENIIKDIFNNKKIVFTGDMKEDRAEMRAIAIRYGATSPDSVSSKTDILVVGENAGSKLAKAQELGIKTISEEEFWDIVNEPVKESV, from the coding sequence GTGATAATTCCAAAGAGAGAATGGAGAACATTTGAGTCAGAAAGTGAGAAGATAGAAAAGCTAAAAGAGTGGCAACTTATTTCACCAAAAGCAAAAGAGATAAAGAAGTTCTATTATAAGGGATTATATACTAATGAGCCTGTAGAATGCGATGTAGCAGGTTTTGTAGATGATAATGAAATAATACTATATATAAATGGGCAATTACACAGCATTCATCCTGATTACTTTGCAGATATGCAGAAGAAAGAGAGATTTATTATTCTGGACATTGAAACACCAATGAGTTTTAGATCCCAAGATGGTATTAGAGAGGTAGCTTTAATTGCAGTTGAGGATTACAGAATAGTGGATAGTTTACATCTTGCAATTATAAATGATGAAGAGAAATACAAAAATGGATATGGTGCAGGTTTAGAAGCAATAGAAGAAAATGAAGATTTAAAAGAAAAATTCAATGCCTTCATATCAAAATATAAATGCCCTATTATTGCACATAATGCGAGTTTTGATAGAAAGTTTTTAATGTATTGGAATTGGGTAGATGATAAGCAAGAATTTTATTGTAGTAGAGATAACATTAAGGCTAAAGAAGTTTTGGAAAGTTATAAACTTCAAGATATATTAAACCACTATGGGATAAAGCGAGAACAAGCACATAATGCAATGCAGGATGTTTTAGACTTATTAGAAGTGTTAAAAATAGTAAAGATTGAAAAATGGGTTGCATTAGGAAAAAGTACAGAAGGTAATACAGTTAAAAGAGTAAGAAATTATGAAAATGATAAGAAAAAGAGAGACGAAGATAAAAAAAAGCTAGAAGAAGCTAAGGAAAATATTATTAAAGATATTTTTAATAATAAGAAAATAGTTTTTACTGGAGACATGAAAGAGGATAGAGCAGAAATGAGAGCTATTGCAATTAGATATGGTGCAACAAGTCCAGATAGTGTTAGTAGTAAGACTGATATTCTAGTTGTAGGTGAAAATGCAGGAAGTAAGTTAGCAAAGGCTCAAGAACTTGGAATTAAAACAATAAGTGAGGAAGAGTTTTGGGATATAGTAAATGAACCTGTGAAAGAAAGTGTGTAA